A genome region from candidate division KSB1 bacterium includes the following:
- the der gene encoding ribosome biogenesis GTPase Der, whose amino-acid sequence MKKPIIAILGRPNVGKSTLFNRILQRRLAIVHDEPGVTRDCNYAEADWAGVEFDLFDTGGYIPGSDDVFDAAIRDQIDLAIKDADLILFLVDVTVGITSLDQEIANKLRRSGSRVVVAVNKVDNQEREMDAAEFHSLGLGEPVPLAALNGRNIGDFLDIVISHLSQEETEPDEKSGELMLAVLGRPNVGKSSYINGILGAEKQLVTEIPGTTRDAIDTSVRYNERDIVLVDTAGLRKKARVHESIEYFSVVRTINALRRCDVAIVLVDAASGMTDQDKKIIKMAIDEGKGVVIGVNKWDLIEKNTMTAREFELDMQRDLHDLNYLPILFISALTRQRIFRLLDSALAVFKERQRKVKTADLNQMLRDAVEEHHPPAFGTKWVKINYVTQVKSAPPRFVFFTNEPKGIRANYKKYLENQIRQRFGFYGVPIRMTFRQKS is encoded by the coding sequence GCAGCGCCGTCTGGCTATTGTGCATGACGAACCCGGGGTTACCCGGGATTGCAATTATGCCGAAGCGGATTGGGCCGGCGTGGAATTTGATTTGTTTGACACCGGCGGCTATATACCCGGTTCTGATGATGTGTTTGATGCCGCTATCCGGGATCAAATTGATCTTGCCATAAAAGATGCAGATCTGATCCTTTTTCTAGTCGACGTGACGGTTGGCATTACTTCTCTGGATCAGGAGATCGCCAACAAACTGCGCCGTTCCGGCAGCCGGGTTGTGGTTGCCGTGAATAAAGTCGATAACCAGGAGCGCGAGATGGATGCTGCCGAGTTTCACAGTCTGGGACTGGGAGAACCGGTGCCGCTGGCTGCTCTGAACGGTCGAAATATTGGAGATTTTCTGGATATTGTTATTTCCCATCTTTCTCAAGAAGAAACAGAGCCGGACGAAAAATCCGGTGAACTGATGCTGGCGGTTTTGGGCCGCCCGAATGTGGGCAAATCATCCTATATTAACGGAATTCTCGGTGCGGAAAAGCAATTGGTTACAGAGATACCCGGAACCACGCGCGATGCGATCGATACATCAGTACGATATAACGAACGGGATATTGTGCTGGTGGATACGGCTGGATTGAGAAAAAAAGCAAGGGTACACGAAAGTATCGAGTATTTCAGCGTGGTTCGAACCATCAATGCGTTGCGACGCTGTGATGTGGCTATTGTGCTTGTGGATGCCGCAAGCGGTATGACGGATCAGGATAAAAAGATTATCAAAATGGCCATAGACGAAGGCAAGGGTGTGGTCATCGGTGTGAATAAATGGGATTTGATAGAAAAAAATACAATGACGGCAAGAGAATTTGAACTGGATATGCAGCGGGATTTGCATGATCTCAATTATCTTCCCATTCTCTTTATTTCCGCCCTGACCCGTCAACGCATTTTCAGACTGTTGGACAGTGCGCTTGCCGTTTTTAAAGAGCGTCAGCGCAAGGTTAAAACCGCTGATTTGAACCAGATGCTTCGGGATGCCGTGGAAGAACATCATCCCCCGGCTTTTGGCACAAAATGGGTGAAAATTAATTATGTGACCCAGGTCAAAAGTGCGCCGCCACGCTTTGTGTTTTTCACCAATGAGCCTAAAGGTATCAGAGCAAATTATAAAAAGTATCTGGAAAATCAAATTCGACAGCGTTTCGGCTTTTATGGTGTTCCCATTCGAATGACGTTTCGACAGAAAAGTTAA